In Leishmania infantum JPCM5 genome chromosome 9, the following proteins share a genomic window:
- a CDS encoding putative ubiquitin ligase, with the protein MGYNPDIPSTWSIKQLLEYARQRGIDVPSGCEKSELVTIVDEYLTDELLAEHIRKESALDTDVIEDIVGASTASILRHVAHSSYTSVLRRHPEKLQTIIEAGIEQLQSLPFVARLCSARVHSPVQAWLGTLASDCGDGKRLLTVLTASNSDGAASPVCGRFCGEQEMVVRCLDCGADSTCVMCMDCFRHSPCVNHRYRITQSSGGGMCDCGDPTAWKLESFCSRHRAAAAAAAAAGDGNSASDPLDTMAEEDRVWAVPVLRGIIQFTAVTLLQHTRLQVLQKRAQSRAGKQRRATSGAGNSTASGSGTSTAGSAATARFSDAEAALLNDVARISDKFDWLEEWMSEVTRQLWELMQASDIAKRLVAQLWAEPVRMAVCGGPGAVATAVRDNEEEKIVRETGTAASMADPVLDALPPNFTCVHMVFLHEASRPVTAHEQPLNATSRSAPWLNNLLRCVGHCLSDAKFRLPVGGLMATYAEYINAQERAEDKNECLSQYQVQVLTNPDVIRHLMTPSHLPYKAATNTVLHRELSALLYALWLARDTVSGASANPVTETAALSRDGLLFVAHQATPVSLASVTALQSCLSGSPAACYTLVLNRLAWRAFAQVAGSLAISGYICKDPDAPTDSQHYPTPDFIGRCISRHMWLWLHAMRVVLSCLLRLPATAATDSSASMPALSHDAIAEALGITTELWNTWRGATAFDTPPDRLRQKGPLLEMLSACRVANGQDEALLLLEHGPMAAAQSRVLGKQPLTEQAGTAANAKTSILAAPALATAMGYTIQALYEISRTMDVVFEKQRDGFCRRCRSIVLERKISTGLPKSQQAAIHRGTSQNEEARDADVRAGARLQAPSTCSVDIVEYTLLEPHAHATTLSNHLPRLFGAVLTAWVIESQRATSRLQSAASSPSAAPAEVLATTRVSGLSRTSTNSTAPTGETSGLPVTPAHARRPLRSLLDAFFQLRAEVTRNEQDRLTFSQQLLDSLVMPHVLTGQVFDGLWRRGDYDVSSAVTMYLTFSRGVSAEFDILMMQVLTMELAPADMALQILQRFSYAKRRLRDADTEHASQAPRRRASTSHGQQPAEKLPEKPLGVLPTMLAARRPFFRRCLNGYRHFLRLILTIVTDVSKAAFQAPMSSPVIDRIVGGLLAHGKASHSTIVANVNGTARGGDYGDADEDEKDASGNVIKFSRLIDDAIRKLAVAEDSAQGKQFRLKGVDVWRAHVSLYHIGVVDSHLEEFYKTYRGLASAADAAKPQEAESHALADGNKGDDATGGGGQQQKRISLPPTQLSDTSMYAELVPTTRALLHTDAVLLPALYVLHVYASCHVPAGVAAASDVKAALADKEGTAASAQESPLCRHDNAMHEGADDGRESTESGSEDDPHGDGREDANVITREALLHATTTLYLCMQDCVSITRAMRAIEGYNGEMASATEKGVISWDLLELYLRRFAINEPSFTHASCVQWLPLPELVPCQTLLQKLQTPVQLHTHTSNGTPTVTTTSSSADMLHRLRGYLLSNKDADPYGCLEMVEAVLVQTGLATFNTADLLDEQKTKDEAAQSRKKVIQERQAMLMQRMRSRALKASEKMKAAATAAQQQEGQRASEEASGPAASASEKSPTGGVIGSLLAKLLLELTTLDCCVCRSSTEEPLFLLCHTGTSGVLPQLGALSLPDGRHVHSHLSMCGHAAHKSCVEKVFVRLSVLWQRWNFRSQFYLGPTEFNCPVCTTIITALCPMPVLSGGGNGDSTTPTSRTTRVLSSAATPFASLFEELQNGTVSASNQRAVDVAAEFHTTLANAAVGFSPSEDVPAIVSAEDELQQKNEAAWQLSEAIRAFSYACHLQLEAIKAGQELTHRDLIGLLSVLVSIMPAELERQQADLRSNYARNMQDNESLLVMDALLQPRNANRLISAHVLTQVLPSMPANFVARLLAVACASNKDDNGEGAYAAAAAASLEEEFTGVTAALWQTVGVLTLLKALVVEDAHHGVVLRSSTFTVAGAVTFAVLSVASVRTPVSRCTSIVRMLQYLLPVPHKSTEAELQVVGQDILACMQAATTTATLSCSRHSTEIAKSVVPYTTPEEWVARIAEKLLHLPSVYTTVLTRFAEHKMCTICHQEPAKPVVCCRCGKLMCMQPPSSPPELYTHTRTCGGAVGIFLVVRTANFYVLELTSGRVYHYPSNYTDEYGEHDRNLRRGIPLFRNTEETQKLVLTWMLNKWGAVSSIFGVANRMDLSTL; encoded by the coding sequence ATGGGCTACAACCCCGACATCCCGTCGACGTGGAGCATCAAGCAGCTCCTTGAGtacgcgcggcagcgcggaaTCGACGTACCAAGCGGGTGTGAGAAGTCGGAGCTGGTCACGATCGTCGACGAGTACTTGACAGACGAACTGCTCGCGGAGCACATTCGCAAAGAAAGCGCACTGGACACGGACGTCATTGAAGACATCGTAGGCGCTAGCACCGCGTCCATTCTGCGGCATGTGGCACACTCCTCCTATACCAgcgtgctgcgtcgccatcCAGAGAAACTGCAAACGATTATTGAAGCCGGCATCGAGCAGCTCCAGTCGCTTCCGTTCGTTGCACGGCTATGCAGTGCGCGAGTGCACAGTCCTGTGCAGGCGTGGCTGGGCACCTTAGCCTCGGACTGCGGCGATGGCAAGCGTCTGCTGACTGTCCTCACAGCGTCAAACAGCGACGGAGCAGCCTCGCCGGTGTGTGGACGCTTCTGTGGAGAGCAAGAAATGGTGGTACGCTGCCTCGACTGTGGCGCCGACTCCACATGCGTCATGTGCATGGACTGCTTCCGCCACTCTCCGTGCGTCAATCATCGCTACCGTATCACGCAGAGCTCAGGCGGTGGCATGTGCGACTGCGGCGATCCGACCGCGTGGAAGCTGGAGTCCTTCTGCAGCCGTcatcgtgccgctgctgcagctgcagcagcggcgggtgacGGGAACAGTGCGTCCGACCCCCTCGACACCATGGCGGAAGAGGATCGGGTGtgggcggtgccggtgctgcgagGCATTATTCAGTTCACTGCTGTTACGCTtctgcagcacacgcgtcTGCAGGTGTTGCAGAAGCGGGCGCAGTCGCGAGCGGGAAAGCAGCGAAGGGCGACGAGCGGCGCCGGGAACAGCACTGCtagtggcagcggcactaGCACAGCCGGAAGTGCAGCAACGGCACGCTTTAGCGACGCGGAGGCCGCGCTGCTGAACGATGTGGCTCGCATCTCGGACAAGTTCGACTGGTTAGAGGAGTGGATGTCGGAAGTGACGCGGCAGCTGTGGGAGCTCATGCAGGCCAGCGACATCGCCAAACGTCtcgtggcgcagctctgGGCAGAGCCGGTGCGAATGGCGGTGTGCGGCGGTCCAGGCGCAgttgccaccgccgtgcgCGACAACGAGGAAGAAAAAATCGTCAGGGAGACcggcacggccgcctcgaTGGCGGACCCCGTCCTCGACGCGTTACCGCCAAACTTCACCTGCGTGCACATGGTGTTCCTTCACGAAGCATCGCGGCCCGTGACGGCCCACGAACAGCCTCTGAATGCCACCAGCAGATCCGCGCCGTGGCTCAATAACCTCCTTCGGTGCGTCGGCCACTGCTTGAGCGACGCCAAGTTTCGCCTCCCGGTCGGCGGGCTGATGGCGACATATGCCGAGTACATCAACGCACAGGAGCGTGCTGAGGACAAGAACGAATGCTTGTCGCAGTACCAGGTGCAGGTGCTAACAAACCCCGACGTGATCCGCCACTTGATGACACCTTCACACCTGCCTTACAAGGCGGCAACGAACACAGTGCTGCACAGAGAGCTGAGCGCGTTGCTCTACGCGTTATGGCTCGCGCGTGACACCGTCAGTGGCGCCTCTGCGAACCCGGTGACGGAaacggcggcgctctcgcgcgACGGGCTCCTGTTTGTTGCCCACCAAGCTACGCCCGTCTCGCTGGCCAGCGTGACCGCGTTGCAGTCGTGTCTGAGCGGGTCCCCTGCAGCCTGCTACACACTTGTGCTGAACCGACTTGCGTGGCGCGCCTTTGCGCAGGTCGCCGGCAGCCTGGCTATCAGCGGCTACATCTGCAAGGACCCCGATGCACCAACCGACTCGCAACACTACCCCACGCCGGACTTCATTGGTCGCTGCATCTCGCGGCACATGTGGTTGTGGTTGCATGCCATGCGGGTGGTTCTGTCGTGTCTCCTGAGACTgcctgcgacagcagcaacggaTTCATCGGCGTCGATGCCTGCCCTGTCCCACGACGCCatcgcggaggcgctgggGATCACGACGGAGCTCTGGAACACGTGGCGCGGTGCCACCGCCTTCGATACACCACCGGATCGCCTGCGGCAGAAAGGCCCGCTGCTGGAGATGCTGTCGGCGTGCAGGGTGGCGAATGGGCAGGACGAAGCCCTCttgctgctggagcacggccccatggcggcggcgcagtcACGCGTACTGGGAAAGCAACCACTGACGGAGCAGGCAGGAACGGCAGCGAACGCCAAGACAAGCATCCTGGCGGCCCCGGCgttggcgacggcgatgggGTACACAATACAAGCTCTCTATGAGATTAGCCGGACCATGGATGTCGTCTTCGAAAAGCAGCGCGACGGCTTTTGCCGGCGGTGTCGCTCCATCGTGCTGGAGCGAAAGATCTCCACGGGTCTGCCGAAAAGCCAACAAGCAGCGATCCATCGTGGCACTTCACAaaacgaggaggcgcgcgacGCAGACGTGAGGGCAGGTGCAAGGCTCcaggcgccgtcgacgtgcTCGGTGGACATTGTGGAGTAcacgctgctggagccgcacgcgcacgccactACCCTTTCCAACCACCTCCCTCGCCTTTTCGGGGCTGTCCTCACGGCGTGGGTCATCGAAAGCCAACGCGCCACATCTCGGCTGCAAAGCGCGGCGTCATCGCCCTCGGCCGCCCCGGCGGAGGTACTCGCCACGACTCGCGTATCTGGCCTTTCAAGGACGAGCACGAACAGCACCGCGCCAACAGGAGAGACGTCGGGCCTCCCGGTTAccccagcacacgcgcgccgccctctgcgGTCTCTGCTGGACGCCTTCTTTCAGTTGCGAGCGGAGGTGACGCGCAACGAGCAGGATCGCCTCACCTTTTCTCAGCAACTCCTCGATTCGTTGGTCATGCCGCATGTGCTGACCGGCCAGGTCTTCGACGGCTTGTGGCGCCGTGGCGATTACGATGTTTCCTCTGCCGTCACAATGTACCTGACATTCTCGCGCGGGGTGTCGGCAGAATTCGACATCCTGATGATGCAGGTGCTCACGATGGAGCTGGCACCGGCCGACATGGCGCTGCAGATCCTCCAGCGCTTCTCTTACGCGAAGCGACGCCTGCGCGACGCGGACACAGAGCATGCGAGCcaggcgccgcggcgacgtgcCAGCACATCGCACGGGCAGCAGCCAGCGGAGAAGCTCCCTGAGAAGCCCTTGGGCGTCCTCCCAACGATgctggcagcgcggcggccgttCTTCAGGCGCTGCCTGAACGGCTACAGGCACTTTTTGCGCCTCATTCTCACGATCGTGACGGACGTGTCCAAGGCGGCATTCCAGGCCCCCATGTCCTCGCCCGTCATTGACCGCATCGTCGGGGGCCTTCTCGCGCACGGCAAGGCCTCCCACTCCACCATCGTCGCCAACGTCAACGGAACCGCCCGTGGCGGGGACtacggcgacgccgacgaggacgagaagGACGCCAGCGGCAACGTGATCAAGTTCTCGAGGCTGATCGACGACGCGATCCGGAAGCTGGCGGTCGCCGAGGACTCGGCGCAAGGGAAGCAGTTTCGACTGAAGGGCGTGGATGTgtggcgcgcacacgtgagcCTGTACCACATCGGGGTCGTTGATAGTCATCTCGAGGAGTTTTACAAGACGTATCGAGGCCTCGCCAGCGCAGCGGATGCGGCGAAGCCGCAAGAGGCAGAGTCGCATGCGCTCGCTGATGGCAACAAGGGCGACGATGCCacgggcggtggcgggcagcagcagaaacgCATCTCTCTGCCACCCACACAGCTGTCCGACACGAGCATGTACGCAGAGCTGGTACCCACCACCCGGGCGTTGCTGCACACGGATGCCGTCCTGTTGCCGGCGCTCTACGTGCTGCACGTGTACGCCAGCTGCCACGTGCCCGCtggtgtcgctgccgcctcggATGTGAAGGCTGCATTGGCGGACAAGGAGGGTACGGCTGCCTCGGCACAGGAGTCGCCGCTCTGTCGGCACGACAACGCTATGCACGAGGGTGCCGATGATGGAAGGGAAAGCACCGAGAGCGGGAGCGAAGATGACCCCCACGGTGACGGCAGGGAAGACGCCAACGTGATCACGCGCGAGGCGTTGCTGCACGCCACCACAACCCTGTACCTGTGCATGCAAGACTGCGTCTCCATCACGCGGGCCATGCGGGCTATCGAAGGCTACAACGGCGAGATGGCATCCGCTACGGAGAAGGGCGTCATCTCCTGGGACCTCCTCGAGCTGTACCTGCGTCGATTCGCCATCAACGAGCCCTCCTTCACTCACGCCTCGTGTGTGCAGTGGCTGCCATTGCCGGAGCTGGTGCCGTGCCAAACCTTGCTCCAGAAGCTGCAGACCCCTGTTCaactccacacacacacgtcaaACGGCACGcccaccgtcaccaccactTCCTCCTCTGCTGACATGCTGCACCGTCTGCGTGGCTATCTGCTCTCGAACAAGGACGCCGATCCTTACGGGTGCCTGGAGATGGTGGAGGCGGTACTCGTGCAGACTGGGCTGGCCACCTTTAACACAGCCGACTTGCTGGATGAGCAGAAGACGAAGGAtgaagcggcgcagagccGGAAGAAGGTCATTCAGGAGCGGCAGGCCATGTTGatgcagcgcatgcgcagtCGCGCGCTGAAGGCATCGGAGAAGATgaaggcggccgccaccgcggcgcagcagcaagaagGCCAACGCGCTAGCGAAGAGGCCTCTGGCcccgcggcatcggcgtcggAGAAGTCCCCGACGGGCGGGGTGATTGGCTCACTTCttgcgaagctgctgctggagctgacGACGTTGGActgctgcgtgtgtcgcTCCTCGACGGAGGAGCCACTCTTTCTGCTCTGCCACACCGGCACCTCCGGCGTGCTGCCTCAGCTGGGCGCGCTTTCGCTGCCGGACGGCCGTCATGTGCACAGCCACCTGAGCATGTGCGGCCACGCCGCACACAAGTCGTGCGTGGAGAAAGTGTTTGTCCGGCTGTCAGtgctgtggcagcggtggaacTTCCGGAGTCAGTTCTACCTCGGCCCCACGGAGTTCAACTGCCCGGTCTGCACAACCATCATTACGGCGCTGTGCCCGATGCCGGTGctctccggcggcggcaacggcgactCGACGACCCCCACCTCCCGGACAACGCGAGTGCTCTCGTCGGCTGCGACCCCCTTTGCGTCTCTCTTCGAGGAACTTCAGAACGGCACCGTATCGGCCAGCAACCAGCGCGCCGTTGACGTCGCGGCGGAGTTCCACACAACCTTGGCaaacgccgccgtcggcttCAGCCCGTCCGAAGATGTCCCCGCGATTGTGTCCGCCGaggacgagctgcagcagaagaACGAGGCTGCCTGGCAGCTGTCCGAGGCCATCCGCGCCTTCTCTTACGCCTGCCACctgcagctggaggccaTCAAGGCCGGCCAAGAACTCACTCATCGTGACCTCATCGGGCTTCTGTCGGTGCTAGTGAGCATCATGCCCGCTGAactggagcggcagcaagcCGACCTGCGTTCCAACTACGCACGAAACATGCAGGACAACGAGAGCTTGCTGGTCatggatgcgctgctgcagccccGCAACGCGAACAGATTGATCAGTGCCCACGTGCTGACACAGGTGCTGCCCTCTATGCCGGCGAACTTTGTAGCACGGCTCCTTGCCGTTGCGTGTGCCAGCAACAAGGACGACAACGGCGAAGGGGCAtatgccgccgccgccgccgcgtcgctggaggaggagttTACGggcgtgacggcggcgctctGGCAAACCGTGGGTGTGCTGACACTGCTCAAGGCCCTTGTCGTCGAAGATGCCCATCATGGCGTCgtcctccgcagcagcactttCACCGTGGCGGGCGCCGTCACCTTTGCGGTGCTGAGCGTGGCCAGTGTGAGGACTCCGGTAtcccgctgcacctcgatTGTGCGCATGCTGCAGTACCTGTTGCCAGTGCCGCACAAAAgcacggaggcggagctgcaggtaGTTGGCCAAGATATCTTGGCCTGCATGCAGGCGGCCACCACAACAGCCACCCTCTCCTGCTCCAGACATAGTACGGAAATCGCGAAGTCAGTCGTGCCCTAC